A stretch of the Nodularia sp. LEGE 06071 genome encodes the following:
- a CDS encoding ATP-binding protein: protein MKSELHVPSDLNYLNIVESWLLGCLKIHLKESVDWSRQSSRLRLALVEAYSNVVRHAHKEQPSLPILLRLELKNRDIAIEIWDYGEGFDMSTYFPPNPTDKQEGGYGWLIMNRLMDNVEYQLQVDGANCLKLEATLPELAN, encoded by the coding sequence ATGAAAAGTGAGCTTCATGTACCAAGTGACCTGAATTATTTAAATATCGTCGAAAGCTGGTTACTAGGATGCTTAAAAATTCATCTCAAAGAATCCGTGGATTGGTCCAGACAATCAAGTCGTTTACGGCTAGCTTTGGTGGAAGCATATTCAAATGTAGTCCGTCATGCCCACAAAGAACAGCCTAGTTTACCGATTTTACTGCGGTTAGAACTGAAAAACCGAGATATTGCCATAGAAATTTGGGACTATGGCGAAGGCTTCGATATGTCTACCTACTTTCCGCCTAACCCCACAGATAAACAAGAAGGCGGCTATGGATGGCTGATTATGAATCGTCTGATGGATAATGTTGAATATCAATTACAAGTTGATGGTGCAAATTGTCTCAAGTTAGAAGCGACTCTACCAGAATTAGCTAATTGA
- a CDS encoding ABC transporter ATP-binding protein, with protein MTNTITITDAHFPNPAPKSAIIRLENIFKIYGSGETEVKALNDVNLTINEGEYCSIMGPSGSGKSTAMNIIGCLDRPSNGHYYLDNLDVAQMNDADLAKIRNKKLGFVFQQFHLLPQLTALENVMLPMVYASVNPSERRDRATEALIKVGLEKRLNNKPTQLSGGQQQRVAIARAIVNRPVVLLADEPTGALDSHTTQEVLDIFTELNSSGITVVMVTHESEVARQTQRIVWFRDGEVVHSNLTPKDLTQVTMS; from the coding sequence ATGACAAACACTATCACAATTACTGATGCTCACTTTCCTAATCCTGCACCGAAATCGGCAATTATTCGCCTAGAGAATATCTTTAAAATCTATGGAAGTGGTGAAACCGAAGTCAAAGCCCTTAATGATGTGAATTTGACGATCAATGAGGGGGAATATTGTTCAATTATGGGGCCTTCTGGTTCTGGTAAATCCACAGCCATGAATATTATCGGCTGTTTAGATCGCCCTAGCAACGGCCATTATTATCTAGATAACCTTGATGTCGCCCAAATGAACGATGCAGATTTGGCAAAAATCCGCAATAAAAAACTGGGGTTTGTGTTCCAACAATTCCACTTATTACCCCAACTGACAGCCTTAGAAAATGTCATGCTACCAATGGTATACGCCAGCGTCAACCCCAGCGAAAGACGCGATCGCGCCACCGAAGCCTTGATAAAAGTTGGTCTAGAAAAGCGCCTGAATAACAAACCCACGCAATTATCTGGGGGACAGCAACAACGGGTTGCGATCGCACGTGCTATAGTCAATCGTCCCGTTGTCCTCCTCGCCGATGAACCCACAGGCGCACTTGATTCCCATACAACCCAGGAAGTATTGGATATTTTTACCGAATTAAATAGCAGTGGAATCACCGTTGTCATGGTGACTCATGAATCAGAAGTGGCGCGTCAAACCCAACGCATTGTTTGGTTTCGTGATGGCGAAGTCGTCCACAGCAACTTGACACCAAAGGATTTAACTCAAGTCACAATGTCCTAA
- a CDS encoding ketosteroid isomerase family protein, translated as MTAAESTEATQIKVAATTEECQIEGIVEPMIRRYFETLNTGEFQTTAALFADHGVMYPPFESGIVGPEAIAIYLQQEAEKVQAYPRQGIVETLENDQIQFQVTGKAQTSWCGVNVMWLFILNRQRQIISAKIKLLASPQELLSLRRED; from the coding sequence ATGACAGCTGCTGAATCAACAGAAGCCACCCAGATCAAGGTCGCCGCAACAACAGAAGAATGTCAGATTGAGGGAATAGTCGAACCCATGATCCGGCGTTACTTTGAAACGCTCAACACCGGAGAATTTCAGACAACTGCTGCTCTATTTGCCGATCATGGCGTGATGTATCCGCCCTTTGAATCTGGTATTGTGGGACCAGAGGCGATCGCTATCTATTTACAACAAGAAGCTGAAAAAGTTCAAGCTTATCCCCGTCAAGGAATTGTCGAAACTTTAGAAAATGACCAAATCCAATTTCAGGTCACAGGTAAGGCACAAACATCCTGGTGTGGTGTAAATGTCATGTGGCTATTTATCCTCAACCGACAACGGCAAATTATCAGCGCTAAAATTAAACTCTTAGCATCTCCCCAAGAATTACTTTCTCTACGTCGGGAAGATTAG
- a CDS encoding DUF4351 domain-containing protein has protein sequence MSNLEFQTTPKSTYPLDFRMLDYYTRLKRQYWCDIEQVLIFLQPTSSEIVFNTQYVDKKTRHEYRVIRLWEEDHTPLLANPALLPLATLARTDSPQDLLEQVAASVDMIEVTDERQNISACVQVLAGLRFDKGLIQQLFREEIMQESVIYQDILQKGEQRGLQKGEVAVILRLLKRRLGAIEPEIEEQIRALSINRLEDLAEALLDFSSQSDLVNYLVNTSQPNIGD, from the coding sequence GTGTCAAATTTAGAGTTTCAAACTACACCGAAATCCACATATCCACTCGACTTTCGGATGCTGGATTACTACACCAGATTAAAACGCCAATATTGGTGTGATATTGAACAGGTGTTGATTTTCTTACAACCCACTTCCTCAGAAATTGTGTTTAATACACAATATGTAGATAAGAAAACTAGACATGAGTATCGCGTAATTCGCTTATGGGAAGAAGACCATACACCCCTATTAGCTAATCCTGCACTCTTACCACTGGCGACATTGGCTAGAACCGATTCACCCCAAGACTTATTAGAGCAAGTCGCTGCTAGTGTCGATATGATTGAGGTAACAGACGAGCGACAGAATATTTCAGCTTGTGTTCAGGTTCTAGCTGGTTTGCGATTTGATAAAGGTTTGATTCAACAGCTATTTAGAGAGGAAATTATGCAAGAATCTGTGATTTACCAAGATATTTTGCAAAAAGGAGAACAAAGAGGTTTGCAAAAAGGAGAGGTGGCGGTGATATTGCGTCTTTTGAAACGTCGCCTTGGTGCAATTGAACCAGAAATAGAAGAGCAAATTCGCGCTTTATCCATTAATCGACTAGAGGATTTAGCTGAGGCGTTGTTAGATTTCTCTAGCCAAAGTGATTTAGTGAATTATTTGGTGAATACCTCTCAACCCAATATAGGAGATTAA
- a CDS encoding efflux RND transporter periplasmic adaptor subunit: MVRQIELPLIGKVKYPLRWGIGLIAAGCLAVGTTITYNLVNEKNREQNITELTVSVESQNVTLRITASGKVVPVQSVNISPKNPGVLAQLYVEQGDRVEQGQILARMDVGDIRAQILQNRANLAQAQAQLDQARAGSRPQEIEQAKARLAQAQAQLNQARAGNRDQEIAQAQAQVNSAQAQVTLTQSRVNRYRELSQQGAISQDQLDQYISEDQRAKASLDEAQKRLSLLEIGSRNEEITAREAAVTEARAALILLENGNRPEEIAQRQAAVKAAEAQIQAAEVRLQDTVIRAPLSGIVTQKYANVGAFVTPTTSASTSASATSSSIVAVARGLEVLAQVPEVDIGRIEQGQSVEIVADAYPDQVFQGNVRLIAPEAVVEQGVTSFQVRVELDTGTEELRSGLNVDLTFLGDRLSDALVLPTVAIVTENGKTGVLVTDDQNQPLFREVTIGAQIEDQTQILQGVQEGDRVFINPPKDYITEKAKEQNNQ, translated from the coding sequence ATGGTTAGGCAAATAGAATTGCCTCTAATTGGCAAAGTTAAATATCCACTACGTTGGGGAATTGGGTTAATAGCCGCAGGTTGTTTGGCTGTGGGTACAACTATTACCTATAATCTGGTCAATGAAAAAAATCGTGAACAAAATATCACCGAATTAACTGTTTCTGTAGAATCACAAAATGTGACTTTACGGATTACTGCTAGTGGGAAAGTTGTGCCTGTTCAAAGTGTGAATATTAGTCCCAAAAACCCCGGTGTATTGGCACAGTTATATGTAGAACAAGGCGATCGCGTTGAACAAGGACAAATTCTAGCCCGGATGGATGTGGGCGATATCCGGGCGCAAATCCTCCAGAATCGCGCTAATTTAGCCCAAGCACAGGCACAATTAGACCAAGCCCGTGCGGGGAGTCGTCCCCAAGAAATAGAGCAAGCCAAGGCGCGTCTAGCCCAAGCTCAGGCGCAGTTAAATCAAGCTCGTGCGGGGAATCGTGATCAGGAAATTGCCCAAGCCCAAGCACAGGTAAATTCAGCCCAAGCACAGGTAACTCTGACGCAATCACGGGTAAATCGCTATCGAGAATTAAGTCAGCAAGGAGCAATTTCTCAGGATCAATTAGATCAGTATATTAGTGAAGACCAAAGGGCAAAAGCGAGTTTAGATGAAGCCCAAAAACGATTGTCACTGTTAGAAATTGGTAGTCGGAATGAAGAAATTACAGCTAGGGAAGCTGCTGTAACCGAAGCCCGCGCCGCATTGATACTTTTGGAAAATGGCAATCGTCCAGAGGAAATTGCTCAACGTCAAGCAGCCGTGAAAGCGGCAGAAGCTCAAATTCAGGCGGCAGAAGTGAGGTTACAAGATACTGTAATTCGTGCGCCATTATCCGGAATTGTGACGCAGAAATACGCCAATGTCGGTGCTTTTGTGACTCCCACAACTTCGGCTTCTACTAGTGCATCGGCAACTTCTAGTTCGATTGTGGCAGTTGCACGGGGTTTAGAAGTGCTGGCGCAAGTTCCAGAGGTGGATATTGGCAGAATTGAACAGGGACAGTCGGTGGAAATTGTGGCTGATGCCTATCCTGATCAAGTATTTCAAGGTAATGTGCGTTTGATTGCTCCGGAAGCGGTGGTGGAACAAGGCGTAACATCCTTTCAGGTGCGGGTAGAACTGGATACGGGTACAGAGGAACTGCGTTCTGGCTTAAATGTGGATTTGACTTTTTTAGGCGATCGCCTCAGTGATGCTTTGGTGTTGCCGACGGTAGCAATTGTCACTGAAAATGGTAAAACAGGTGTCTTAGTCACAGATGACCAAAATCAACCCCTGTTTCGGGAAGTGACGATTGGGGCGCAAATTGAAGACCAAACTCAAATTTTACAGGGAGTGCAAGAAGGCGATCGCGTATTTATTAACCCACCAAAAGACTACATCACCGAAAAAGCTAAAGAGCAGAATAACCAATAA
- a CDS encoding SpoIIE family protein phosphatase, whose product MTETDLGKLKLMVVDDEQDNLDLLYRTFRRDFQVYKANHALTALEILDKEGEMAVIISDQRMPEMNGTEFLSLTVERFPDTIRILLTGFTDVEDLVAAINSGQVFKYITKPWSPEQLKVLVEQATDTYCLVKKRTRELSRALRRESLFNAVTTAIRESLDYDSMLQKIVATIGHTFATTCCLLRPVESDRLTQEEFCYQDSKSSLPDGVYDPSLLIEKVLQTRHYQLTQETYQGNNCQQMVVPLSYQQHLLAVLAIYQWGNEQPWQEEEIQLIAGVAEQAALALSQAKLYQRLQEKQAQLGTELEVARQIQNNLLRQTLPDIKGGKVQACCYPAREVGGDFFEVFVHPKGDLWLAVGDVSGKGVPAALFMASAISVLRRELAQETPAEPNVVVHHLNNALGDDLIGNNYFITLVLARYTPTTKELVYANAGHIYPLVWSHESNVAVNPIYLKVRGIPLGILPQWQAQSGRLILAPGDTLLLASDGITEAMVSNKLLNPEETEDSGQLISRSMLNQEGLWQLLQREPQPFSLHHLIAAIQADNHVQEDDQTILSLEVL is encoded by the coding sequence ATGACTGAGACAGACTTAGGCAAATTGAAGCTCATGGTAGTAGACGATGAGCAGGATAATTTAGATTTACTCTATCGTACTTTTAGGCGAGATTTTCAAGTATATAAAGCTAATCATGCTCTGACTGCGCTAGAAATTCTGGACAAAGAAGGCGAGATGGCTGTGATTATTTCGGATCAAAGAATGCCGGAAATGAACGGTACCGAGTTTCTCAGTCTGACAGTGGAGCGCTTTCCTGATACGATTCGGATTTTATTGACTGGTTTTACTGATGTTGAAGATTTGGTAGCGGCAATTAACTCCGGTCAAGTGTTCAAGTACATCACCAAACCCTGGAGTCCTGAACAACTGAAAGTATTAGTTGAGCAAGCCACTGATACATATTGCCTAGTCAAAAAGCGTACCCGCGAGTTAAGTCGGGCTTTGCGGCGAGAATCTTTGTTTAATGCGGTGACAACAGCAATTCGGGAATCCCTGGATTATGACAGTATGTTGCAAAAAATTGTTGCCACCATTGGACACACATTTGCAACTACTTGTTGTTTGCTCAGACCAGTGGAAAGCGATCGCTTAACACAAGAGGAATTTTGTTACCAAGATTCTAAATCCAGTTTACCTGATGGTGTCTACGACCCCAGTCTGTTAATTGAAAAAGTTCTGCAAACCCGCCATTATCAACTGACTCAAGAGACTTATCAGGGCAACAACTGTCAGCAGATGGTTGTACCACTTTCCTATCAGCAGCATTTGCTAGCTGTCCTGGCTATCTATCAGTGGGGAAACGAGCAACCTTGGCAAGAGGAAGAAATCCAACTGATTGCAGGTGTGGCGGAACAAGCAGCTTTAGCTCTCTCCCAAGCCAAACTCTACCAGCGCCTCCAGGAAAAGCAAGCACAGCTAGGGACTGAATTGGAAGTGGCGCGCCAAATTCAAAACAATCTCTTACGCCAAACTCTACCTGATATCAAAGGTGGGAAGGTGCAAGCCTGTTGTTACCCAGCTCGTGAAGTGGGAGGCGATTTTTTTGAAGTATTTGTCCATCCCAAAGGCGATTTATGGTTGGCGGTAGGTGATGTTTCCGGTAAGGGTGTTCCAGCTGCTTTATTCATGGCTAGTGCGATTTCCGTATTACGCCGGGAACTAGCTCAAGAAACACCAGCCGAACCCAATGTAGTAGTACATCACCTCAACAACGCTCTAGGTGATGACTTGATTGGCAACAATTACTTTATTACCCTCGTCTTGGCTCGTTATACTCCTACCACTAAAGAGCTAGTTTATGCTAATGCTGGTCACATCTATCCCTTAGTTTGGTCACATGAGAGCAATGTAGCCGTTAACCCGATTTATCTGAAAGTACGTGGCATTCCTTTGGGTATCTTGCCTCAATGGCAAGCACAGTCGGGTCGCTTAATTCTCGCTCCAGGAGATACCTTACTGCTAGCTAGTGATGGGATTACAGAAGCTATGGTATCAAATAAATTATTGAATCCCGAAGAAACCGAGGATAGCGGACAGCTGATCAGCCGTTCTATGCTCAATCAAGAAGGACTTTGGCAACTGTTACAAAGAGAACCCCAACCGTTTTCTCTTCATCATTTAATAGCTGCTATTCAGGCAGATAACCACGTTCAAGAAGATGATCAAACTATACTTTCACTGGAGGTTTTATAA
- a CDS encoding ABC transporter permease — protein sequence MNFLESMQMAGKTLLSNKLRSALTMLGIVIGNASVIAMIGIGEGGQRFVSKQLESLGPNVLFVIPGNQATQRISREVPKTLVYEDAEAIANQVPTVAAVTGELNSRQVVTYGNQNSNVNIIGTTPTFLTVRDFETATGRFFTDVDMRRNNQVVVLGADLAERLFGNSNPVSQQLRIKNASFQVIGVLESKGSNLGVNYDEAALIPLITMANRIVGRTSPFGLELTYIVVSAKDADSVDAAKFQITNLLRLRHKITGEDDFTINTQKDALQTVGQITGALTIMLAAIAGISLFVGGIGIMNIMLVSVTERTQEIGLRKAIGATEQDILLQFIIEAVIVSVIGGLIGTAVGVSGILLVAVVTPLEAAISPIAIATAVGVSGGIGLFFGVVPARRAAQLDPIVALRSA from the coding sequence ATGAATTTCCTAGAAAGTATGCAAATGGCAGGAAAAACCCTGCTATCCAATAAGTTGCGTAGCGCCTTGACGATGTTGGGGATTGTCATCGGGAATGCTTCGGTAATTGCGATGATTGGGATTGGGGAAGGCGGACAAAGGTTTGTCTCTAAACAATTGGAATCTTTAGGGCCAAATGTGTTATTTGTGATTCCAGGAAATCAAGCCACTCAGCGCATCTCTAGAGAGGTACCGAAAACTTTAGTCTATGAAGATGCTGAAGCGATCGCTAATCAAGTCCCAACGGTAGCCGCAGTCACCGGAGAGTTGAATAGCAGACAGGTAGTCACATATGGCAATCAAAACAGTAATGTGAATATCATTGGCACAACTCCCACTTTTTTGACCGTGCGCGACTTTGAAACTGCTACAGGGCGATTTTTTACCGACGTAGATATGAGGCGCAATAACCAAGTTGTGGTATTAGGCGCAGACTTAGCAGAAAGATTATTTGGTAATAGTAACCCTGTCAGTCAGCAGTTGCGGATTAAAAATGCCAGTTTCCAAGTCATTGGAGTCCTAGAAAGCAAAGGCTCAAACTTAGGCGTTAATTACGATGAAGCCGCCTTAATTCCACTGATCACAATGGCTAACAGAATTGTGGGGCGAACTTCTCCCTTCGGATTAGAGTTAACTTATATTGTCGTCTCAGCTAAGGATGCTGATAGTGTGGATGCAGCCAAGTTTCAAATTACTAATTTGCTGCGTTTGCGGCACAAAATTACTGGAGAAGATGATTTCACGATCAATACTCAGAAGGATGCTTTGCAAACCGTCGGTCAAATCACAGGTGCATTAACGATTATGCTAGCTGCGATCGCCGGGATATCATTATTTGTGGGCGGGATTGGCATCATGAATATTATGCTAGTTTCCGTCACCGAACGCACCCAAGAGATTGGACTCAGAAAAGCAATTGGCGCAACCGAACAAGATATTCTACTTCAATTTATTATTGAAGCGGTGATAGTTTCCGTGATCGGTGGTTTAATTGGGACTGCGGTTGGTGTGAGCGGGATTCTATTGGTAGCAGTAGTCACTCCCTTAGAAGCTGCAATTTCTCCCATTGCGATCGCTACAGCCGTTGGTGTCTCCGGCGGAATTGGCTTATTTTTTGGTGTCGTTCCCGCCCGGCGTGCTGCTCAACTTGACCCCATTGTCGCCCTCAGAAGTGCTTAG
- a CDS encoding HAD-IA family hydrolase — MTQKVIIFDFDGTIADTVDALVTIANRLAVEFGYIQITPEELALLRTFTSREIIKYSGISLFKIPFLLKKVKGELKHKLPELKPIPGIQEALIELQHQGYKLGIITSNSQENVTAFLQNNALEYLFDFIYSGVTIFGKTTIINNVLRQKELKTQGVIYVGDETRDIEASKKANIKVIAVTWGFNSPEALAKQKPDFLINQPSELLEVIKNC; from the coding sequence ATGACCCAAAAAGTAATTATTTTTGATTTTGATGGCACGATTGCGGATACAGTAGATGCTCTTGTGACTATTGCCAATCGTTTAGCTGTAGAGTTTGGTTATATACAAATTACCCCAGAGGAACTTGCTCTGCTCAGAACTTTTACCTCTAGGGAAATTATTAAATACTCAGGCATCTCTTTATTTAAAATTCCCTTTCTACTCAAAAAAGTTAAAGGAGAATTAAAACACAAACTTCCAGAATTAAAACCGATACCGGGTATTCAGGAAGCCTTAATAGAACTGCAACATCAAGGTTATAAGTTAGGCATTATTACGTCTAATTCTCAAGAAAACGTGACGGCTTTTCTGCAAAATAACGCATTAGAATATTTATTCGACTTTATTTATTCAGGAGTCACGATTTTTGGTAAAACAACGATAATAAATAACGTATTAAGACAAAAAGAACTGAAAACTCAAGGAGTCATTTACGTTGGGGATGAAACCAGGGATATAGAAGCCTCAAAAAAAGCTAATATCAAAGTGATTGCAGTTACTTGGGGCTTTAATTCTCCCGAAGCTTTAGCTAAACAAAAACCAGATTTTCTGATTAACCAACCCAGCGAACTACTGGAAGTGATCAAAAACTGCTGA
- a CDS encoding response regulator, whose amino-acid sequence MSKIRIALIEDHDLTRVGIRTALLQNAEIEVVGEAASAAEGLKMLKKLQPDIAIVDIGLPDKDGIELTRELKAFTNGDDSATKVLILTLQDNKESVLAAFAAGADSYCMKDIKFDNLLEALRVTYDGNAWIDPAIARIVLQQAQENPPLRETVTTNSQNILPNSESEEEKQNIEAYTLTERELEVLQLIVEGCSNALIAERLYITVGTVKTHVRNILNKLCADDRTQAAVRALRSGLVG is encoded by the coding sequence ATGAGTAAGATTCGGATTGCTCTAATTGAAGATCATGACCTCACCCGTGTAGGTATTCGGACAGCTTTACTACAAAATGCAGAAATTGAAGTTGTAGGAGAAGCTGCTAGTGCTGCCGAAGGTCTAAAAATGTTAAAAAAGTTACAACCAGATATTGCAATTGTCGATATTGGTTTACCAGATAAGGATGGTATTGAACTGACACGGGAATTGAAAGCTTTCACGAATGGAGACGATTCAGCCACAAAGGTGCTAATTTTAACGCTTCAGGATAACAAAGAATCCGTGCTGGCAGCTTTTGCAGCTGGGGCTGATTCTTATTGTATGAAGGATATCAAGTTTGATAATTTGCTCGAAGCTTTGCGAGTAACTTATGATGGCAATGCTTGGATTGATCCAGCGATCGCACGAATTGTGTTACAACAAGCACAAGAAAATCCCCCATTACGGGAAACCGTGACCACAAATTCTCAAAATATTTTACCAAACTCAGAATCGGAGGAGGAAAAGCAAAATATTGAGGCTTATACCCTTACGGAAAGGGAGTTAGAAGTGCTACAGTTAATCGTTGAAGGTTGTAGCAATGCACTCATTGCCGAACGACTATATATTACTGTGGGAACTGTAAAAACACACGTCAGAAATATTTTGAATAAGCTATGTGCCGATGACCGCACCCAAGCAGCAGTCCGCGCCTTGCGTTCTGGATTAGTGGGATAA
- a CDS encoding orange carotenoid protein N-terminal domain-containing protein produces MTTTSKKNVSQALSNETIKVVEEFNALDTDAKLAWFYFVYEKMGKSITPAAPDAAEPELAPLLLGDYFQLSPEQQLTIMRDIVECKDTEYSRAYGAIKENNQLLVWYAWAVAMGDQVVGMPNNYNRTDAIKNLLSQTEKLDFEGQISVFRTIAGQMGYSDVQPIETQAQTGKTSSL; encoded by the coding sequence GTGACTACAACTTCTAAAAAGAATGTTTCCCAAGCACTAAGCAATGAAACTATAAAAGTAGTTGAAGAGTTTAATGCCTTAGATACCGATGCTAAATTAGCATGGTTTTATTTTGTTTATGAAAAAATGGGTAAATCCATTACTCCTGCGGCTCCAGATGCGGCTGAACCAGAACTTGCACCCCTGCTTTTAGGAGACTATTTCCAGTTGTCACCGGAACAACAATTAACAATTATGCGGGATATTGTGGAGTGTAAAGACACAGAATACTCCCGTGCTTATGGCGCGATTAAAGAAAATAATCAACTTTTAGTTTGGTATGCTTGGGCTGTGGCTATGGGAGATCAAGTAGTGGGAATGCCAAATAATTACAACCGGACTGATGCAATCAAAAATTTGCTTTCCCAAACTGAAAAACTCGATTTTGAAGGACAAATATCTGTGTTTCGCACAATCGCTGGTCAAATGGGATATAGCGATGTTCAACCTATTGAGACACAAGCGCAAACCGGCAAAACCTCCAGTTTGTAA